In Longimicrobium sp., a single window of DNA contains:
- the rpmA gene encoding 50S ribosomal protein L27, which produces MAHKKGGGSTRNGRDSNAQRLGVKKFGGEKVLAGNILVRQRGTKFHPGANVMRASDDTLFATVDGVVQFGRKDKLRKKVSVIPYEALEVISAEVPVETMDVAAD; this is translated from the coding sequence GCAACGGCCGCGACTCGAACGCCCAGCGACTGGGCGTCAAGAAGTTCGGCGGCGAGAAGGTGCTCGCCGGCAACATCCTGGTCCGCCAGCGCGGCACCAAGTTCCACCCGGGCGCCAACGTGATGCGCGCCAGCGACGACACGCTCTTCGCCACGGTGGACGGGGTCGTCCAGTTCGGCCGCAAAGACAAGCTGCGGAAGAAGGTCTCCGTCATCCCGTACGAGGCGCTCGAGGTCATCTCGGCCGAGGTGCCCGTTGAGACGATGGACGTCGCCGCGGACTGA